The following coding sequences lie in one Carboxydothermus pertinax genomic window:
- a CDS encoding DNA recombination protein RmuC, with product MELSILILLFLIIILQIILLIKTRSPEKEGILANINLLKELLANTDRAIREETAQNRKDLGESLREFREVMMSTLSQIGALQKNQLEAVERQLSGLVLQTEQKLEAVRKTVEDNLHRLQEDNAKKLEEMRATVDEKLQGTLERRLSESFRLISERLEQVQKGLGEMQALAAGVGDLKKVLTNVKTRGTLGEIQLGAILEQIFAPEQYEKNVATKKGATERVEYAIKLPGQNDGPVWLPIDAKFPIEDYQRLLDAYEQGDQGLTEEAGKALEIRVREEAKKIRDKYLDPPHTTDFAIMFLPSEGLYAEVLRRNGLVERLQREFRVAVAGPTTLAAFLNSLQMGFRTFAIEKRSLEVWTLLASVKTEFTRFADILDKTKKKLEAASSEIDNAVKKTKTIEKKLSAVQEMPKDVPKITAQS from the coding sequence GTGGAGTTATCTATACTAATCTTACTTTTTTTGATCATTATCTTGCAAATTATTCTCTTAATTAAAACTCGTTCTCCGGAAAAGGAAGGGATCCTTGCCAATATTAATCTCTTAAAAGAACTCCTTGCCAATACCGACCGGGCGATACGGGAGGAAACCGCCCAGAACCGCAAAGATTTAGGGGAGAGTTTACGGGAGTTTAGAGAAGTTATGATGAGTACTTTAAGCCAAATCGGGGCTTTGCAGAAAAATCAGTTAGAAGCAGTGGAAAGACAGCTTTCAGGCCTTGTCCTGCAAACCGAACAGAAGCTGGAAGCTGTAAGGAAAACGGTAGAAGATAACCTTCACCGATTGCAGGAAGACAACGCCAAAAAGCTGGAAGAAATGCGGGCTACCGTCGATGAAAAGCTGCAGGGGACTTTGGAACGTAGGCTTTCGGAATCGTTTCGGCTGATTAGCGAGCGGCTGGAGCAGGTGCAAAAGGGTTTAGGAGAAATGCAGGCTTTAGCGGCGGGGGTGGGTGATTTAAAGAAAGTTTTAACCAACGTTAAAACCCGGGGAACCCTCGGGGAAATTCAGCTGGGAGCCATTTTAGAGCAGATCTTTGCTCCGGAGCAGTATGAAAAAAATGTTGCCACCAAAAAAGGCGCTACCGAGCGGGTGGAGTATGCCATTAAACTTCCTGGACAGAACGATGGACCGGTATGGCTTCCCATCGACGCTAAATTCCCGATAGAAGACTACCAGCGCCTCTTAGATGCCTACGAACAGGGCGACCAGGGGCTTACCGAGGAAGCTGGGAAAGCTTTAGAAATAAGAGTGCGGGAGGAAGCGAAAAAAATTAGGGATAAATATTTAGATCCGCCCCACACTACCGACTTTGCCATCATGTTTCTACCTTCCGAAGGTTTATATGCGGAGGTATTACGGAGAAACGGCCTGGTAGAACGACTGCAGCGGGAATTTCGGGTTGCAGTAGCTGGTCCTACTACTTTGGCTGCCTTTTTAAACAGCCTGCAGATGGGCTTTAGGACTTTTGCTATCGAAAAACGTTCTCTGGAAGTCTGGACACTTTTAGCTTCCGTTAAAACCGAGTTTACCCGTTTTGCGGATATTCTCGATAAAACCAAGAAAAAACTGGAAGCTGCCAGTAGCGAAATTGATAACGCCGTCAAGAAAACCAAAACCATCGAGAAAAAACTTTCCGCCGTTCAAGAAATGCCTAAGGACGTCCCCAAAATTACCGCACAAAGCTAA
- the pxpB gene encoding 5-oxoprolinase subunit PxpB, with protein sequence MLKIYSLGEGCLGVYFEKEINLEVNQKVMTLDQRLKGIPGIIETVPTYRALAVYFEPLSLSFGELKNLVESLTQDLKEDLSIATTRVYRIPVVYGGEFGPDLLEVARINNLTPEEVVAIHTKKRYYIYMLGFTPGFPYLGGLDPRIAAPRKVSPRPRVEAGSVGIAGMQTGIYPLSSPGGWQIIGRTPLRLFNPENPQAPFLLEPGGYIEFYPISVEEYFRLGGEA encoded by the coding sequence ATGCTTAAAATTTACTCCTTAGGAGAAGGTTGCCTTGGGGTTTATTTTGAAAAGGAAATAAACCTGGAAGTAAACCAAAAGGTTATGACTTTAGACCAGAGGTTAAAAGGAATACCCGGAATCATTGAAACGGTGCCTACCTATCGAGCTTTAGCGGTTTATTTTGAGCCTTTAAGCCTTAGTTTTGGGGAGCTAAAGAATTTGGTGGAAAGCTTAACTCAAGATTTAAAAGAGGATTTGAGCATTGCTACTACTCGAGTGTATCGGATACCGGTAGTTTATGGGGGAGAGTTTGGTCCAGACCTTTTGGAAGTAGCCCGAATAAATAACTTAACGCCCGAGGAAGTGGTGGCTATCCATACAAAAAAACGCTATTACATCTACATGCTTGGCTTTACGCCAGGCTTTCCTTATCTCGGAGGTCTTGATCCCAGAATTGCTGCTCCCCGTAAAGTTTCGCCAAGGCCCCGGGTAGAAGCGGGTTCCGTGGGAATTGCCGGGATGCAAACGGGGATTTATCCGCTATCTTCTCCAGGTGGCTGGCAAATTATCGGAAGAACCCCTTTGCGACTGTTTAATCCGGAAAACCCTCAGGCTCCCTTTTTATTAGAGCCCGGAGGGTATATAGAGTTTTATCCAATAAGCGTTGAGGAATACTTCCGGCTGGGAGGGGAAGCATGA
- a CDS encoding biotin-dependent carboxyltransferase family protein, with protein MLKILKPGNLTTIQDRGRFGFQRYGLGPGGAMDLKAYWIANKLCGNNGREAVLEFNSGITVRFLKSTVFALTGGKYRAFLNGIPIHFWQSYFVPAGSILEIYGPYAGNWGYLAVKGGFLIPEILGGRATNILAGFGGYRGRALRKDDAIPVADYDGSFKKRYFLPEGRFALYEGNVIFFIKGPEWEYLDPNSIDMLLSQPFTLNPAFNRMGYRFTGPTLTLLEEKEIISAPVPLGGMQVPKSGELIILMADRQTTGGYPLIGIVAGESLARLAQKTPKEKTFFKSISLEEAEEKLYNLNKVIDESFWEV; from the coding sequence GTGCTTAAAATACTAAAACCCGGGAACCTTACAACTATTCAGGATAGAGGACGTTTTGGCTTTCAGCGGTATGGCCTTGGCCCTGGAGGGGCAATGGATTTAAAAGCTTATTGGATAGCCAACAAATTATGCGGGAATAACGGTAGGGAAGCGGTTTTGGAGTTTAACTCTGGCATAACAGTTAGGTTTTTAAAAAGCACGGTGTTTGCCTTAACCGGTGGCAAATACCGGGCTTTTTTAAACGGTATTCCAATTCATTTCTGGCAGTCTTACTTTGTACCTGCCGGGAGTATTTTGGAGATTTACGGACCCTATGCGGGCAATTGGGGGTATCTGGCGGTAAAGGGCGGCTTTTTAATACCAGAAATACTGGGGGGTAGAGCGACCAATATTTTGGCTGGCTTTGGCGGCTATCGGGGGCGGGCATTAAGAAAGGATGACGCAATTCCCGTGGCCGATTATGATGGCAGTTTTAAAAAACGTTACTTTTTACCCGAAGGACGCTTTGCCCTGTATGAGGGGAATGTTATTTTTTTTATCAAAGGGCCAGAATGGGAGTATTTAGATCCGAATAGCATAGATATGCTTTTATCCCAGCCTTTTACCCTAAATCCTGCCTTTAACCGCATGGGCTACCGCTTTACTGGCCCCACTCTTACTCTTCTGGAAGAAAAGGAAATTATCTCTGCTCCGGTGCCTTTGGGCGGTATGCAGGTACCAAAAAGCGGGGAACTTATCATCTTAATGGCTGACCGGCAGACCACCGGCGGCTATCCCCTCATAGGCATTGTGGCGGGGGAAAGTTTAGCAAGATTGGCCCAGAAAACTCCTAAAGAGAAAACTTTCTTTAAATCGATTTCCCTGGAAGAGGCCGAAGAGAAGCTATATAATTTAAATAAAGTGATTGATGAGAGTTTCTGGGAGGTTTAA
- a CDS encoding NRAMP family divalent metal transporter has product YITFAGGHRLLDAGIVGEENLPEVNKSSISGIIIAGLMRILLFLAVLGVVAKGHTLDPNNPPASAFKIAAGTVGYKLFGLVLWAAAITSVIGSAYTSMSFLKSYSKKVRQNYNIAIIVFILLSLAVFVTIGKPVKLLILAGAFNGLILPVTLTAMLLVLRKKELFGNYRHPVWLTVFGVIVALVVGYFGVVSFKDQFLKLLS; this is encoded by the coding sequence GTTATATAACCTTTGCCGGAGGGCATAGGCTTTTGGATGCTGGAATAGTGGGGGAGGAAAATTTACCGGAGGTAAATAAAAGCTCCATTTCTGGTATAATAATTGCGGGATTAATGCGGATTTTATTATTTCTTGCGGTATTGGGGGTAGTGGCAAAGGGCCACACCTTAGATCCCAATAACCCACCGGCGTCGGCTTTTAAAATAGCTGCTGGCACTGTGGGTTATAAACTTTTTGGCCTGGTACTGTGGGCGGCGGCAATTACTTCAGTAATTGGGTCTGCTTATACCTCCATGTCATTCTTAAAAAGTTACAGCAAAAAAGTGCGGCAGAATTACAATATAGCCATTATTGTTTTTATACTGTTATCGTTAGCGGTATTTGTGACTATAGGTAAACCGGTTAAGCTTTTAATTTTAGCTGGAGCCTTTAATGGACTTATCTTACCCGTTACGTTAACGGCAATGCTTTTGGTTTTACGGAAAAAAGAACTTTTTGGAAACTATCGCCATCCGGTATGGCTTACGGTTTTTGGCGTAATAGTTGCTCTGGTGGTAGGATATTTTGGTGTGGTTAGCTTTAAAGACCAGTTTTTAAAGCTTTTAAGTTAA
- a CDS encoding RrF2 family transcriptional regulator produces MNLTQATDYAFRAVLYLARKGEGEVVEAQEIAGQERIPLRFLLKIMRLLGRAGIIKSFRGVGGGFALAKSPAEVTLLDVVEAVEGPIKINRCLIDPQYCSSQRSGRCAIHQELSLLQKDIIARLGTANFANILNREREL; encoded by the coding sequence ATGAATTTAACCCAAGCAACGGATTATGCTTTTAGGGCGGTACTGTACCTGGCAAGAAAAGGGGAGGGGGAGGTGGTAGAAGCCCAGGAAATTGCCGGGCAGGAAAGGATACCTCTTAGGTTTTTGCTGAAAATTATGCGACTACTGGGACGGGCAGGAATTATAAAGTCCTTCCGGGGAGTGGGCGGTGGCTTTGCCTTGGCAAAGTCTCCTGCCGAAGTCACCTTACTGGATGTAGTAGAAGCGGTGGAAGGTCCTATCAAGATTAACCGCTGCTTAATTGACCCTCAATATTGCAGCAGTCAGCGTTCTGGGAGATGTGCAATTCACCAGGAACTTTCCCTTTTGCAAAAAGATATCATTGCTCGGCTGGGCACCGCGAATTTTGCGAATATTCTTAACCGGGAACGGGAACTGTAG
- a CDS encoding LamB/YcsF family protein: MKYIDLNADIGESYGNFKIGEDEAILPLVSSINVALGFHAGDFMVMAECCKLAREYGVNLGAHPGYPDLWGFGRRSIPYTKEEITNMLLYQLGALSAFARAGGVKITHVKPHGALYNDAVVKLEVAEAVARAVKLFDPEVAIVTLPYGKLYEISGEMGLTVIREGFADRGYLPDGRLVPRSEARAKKSQEEAIAQALALAEGWVKAVDGSIIKAEVDTICIHGDNREAVKLAREIRQTLLKNDIYIQAWRKKRA; the protein is encoded by the coding sequence ATGAAGTACATTGATTTAAATGCCGATATAGGAGAAAGTTATGGTAATTTTAAAATAGGTGAAGATGAAGCCATCTTACCCCTGGTTTCCAGTATAAATGTAGCCTTAGGCTTTCACGCTGGGGATTTTATGGTTATGGCTGAATGCTGTAAGCTTGCCCGGGAATATGGCGTAAACCTGGGAGCTCATCCCGGATACCCGGACCTCTGGGGGTTTGGCCGCCGGAGCATTCCTTACACTAAAGAAGAAATAACCAATATGCTTTTATATCAGCTTGGGGCTCTTTCGGCTTTTGCCCGGGCGGGAGGGGTGAAAATTACCCACGTAAAGCCTCACGGAGCCCTTTATAACGATGCAGTGGTAAAACTTGAAGTGGCCGAAGCGGTGGCCAGGGCGGTTAAGCTTTTTGACCCGGAAGTTGCTATTGTGACCTTGCCTTACGGAAAGCTTTACGAGATTTCCGGGGAGATGGGGCTTACGGTCATCCGGGAAGGGTTTGCCGATCGGGGCTACTTACCCGATGGCCGGTTAGTTCCAAGAAGTGAGGCAAGAGCAAAAAAGTCGCAAGAAGAAGCTATAGCGCAAGCTTTGGCTTTAGCCGAAGGCTGGGTAAAAGCGGTAGATGGTAGTATTATTAAGGCTGAAGTAGATACCATCTGCATTCACGGGGATAACCGGGAGGCGGTGAAACTTGCCCGGGAGATCCGGCAGACACTGTTAAAAAACGACATATATATTCAGGCTTGGAGGAAAAAACGTGCTTAA
- the hydE gene encoding [FeFe] hydrogenase H-cluster radical SAM maturase HydE, translated as MEIAKEKLFALADSIRFREKGDKVYLRGIIEFSNHCRRNCLYCGLRRDNKKLSRYRMSPEEIIKRAKEIAALGIKTVVLQSGEDPYYRLKDLVELVSRIKELGVYVTLSIGELSTRAYRELKKAGADRYLLRHETANQKLYAALHPDGSFENRRRCLYVLKDLGYEVGAGNMVGLPGQTDDMLWEDLLFMEKLQPEMVGIGPFIPHPHTPLAKEKGGTLEQTLTMIALTRLTLPKANIPATTALGTIHPEGRELGLKAGANVVMPNMTPQPYRPLYQLYPGKICVNEDPDACLPCLKKRIEGIGRIVV; from the coding sequence TTGGAAATTGCTAAAGAAAAACTTTTTGCTCTGGCCGATAGCATAAGATTTCGGGAAAAAGGGGATAAAGTATATCTTCGGGGGATCATTGAGTTTTCCAACCACTGCCGGAGAAACTGCCTTTACTGCGGTCTTCGCCGGGATAATAAAAAACTTAGCCGCTACCGGATGAGCCCTGAGGAAATAATTAAAAGGGCTAAAGAAATTGCCGCTCTGGGAATAAAGACCGTGGTCCTTCAAAGCGGGGAAGATCCTTATTACAGGTTAAAAGACCTGGTGGAGCTAGTTTCCCGGATCAAGGAACTTGGGGTTTATGTAACCTTAAGTATCGGGGAACTTTCTACTCGTGCGTACCGGGAGCTAAAAAAAGCCGGGGCGGATCGTTACCTTTTGCGCCATGAGACTGCTAATCAAAAGCTTTATGCTGCCCTCCATCCCGATGGAAGCTTTGAAAACCGGAGACGCTGCCTTTACGTTTTAAAAGACTTGGGCTATGAGGTAGGGGCTGGAAATATGGTGGGACTTCCCGGGCAAACCGATGATATGCTCTGGGAGGATTTATTGTTTATGGAGAAGCTGCAGCCGGAGATGGTGGGCATCGGTCCTTTTATTCCCCATCCGCATACACCTCTGGCAAAGGAAAAGGGCGGAACTTTGGAGCAAACCCTTACAATGATTGCCCTGACCAGGCTTACCCTTCCGAAAGCCAATATTCCGGCCACCACTGCCCTGGGTACCATCCACCCCGAGGGCCGGGAACTTGGCTTAAAGGCTGGGGCCAACGTAGTTATGCCCAATATGACACCGCAACCTTATCGACCTCTCTACCAGCTTTATCCCGGTAAAATCTGCGTAAACGAGGACCCCGATGCCTGCCTTCCCTGTCTAAAAAAAAGAATTGAGGGAATAGGAAGAATAGTTGTTTAA